Proteins from a genomic interval of Augochlora pura isolate Apur16 unplaced genomic scaffold, APUR_v2.2.1 APUR_unplaced_2478, whole genome shotgun sequence:
- the LOC144477638 gene encoding uncharacterized protein LOC144477638, protein LGGTVYSSSGGSSSSIWSPVAAENGGGFPGDHQRLAWTTNTTQQQCYQNYSSYYTNMDYLSPSTHQLNVVEGGGSGLDNTWSKTRDESASSWYYNSGWGDRK, encoded by the exons TTAGGGGGCACGGTGTACAGTAGTAGCGGCGGCAGTAGCAGTAGTATCTGGAGCCCGGTGGCAGCGGAGAACGGCGGTGGATTTCCAGGTGACCATCAGAGGTTAGCGTGGACAACAAACACGACCCAGCAACAGTGCTATCAAAATTACTCCTCATACTACACGAACATGGATTACTTGTCGCCCTCGACGCATCAGCTGAACGTAGTG GAAGGGGGTGGAAGCGGTCTGGACAATACATGGAGCAAAACGAGGGACGAGAGCGCTTCGTCTTGGTATTACAACAGCGGTTGGGGCGATCGGAAGTGA